A genomic stretch from Flavobacterium humidisoli includes:
- a CDS encoding 2TM domain-containing protein produces the protein MENNFTETVRYYDAQKKVKEIRGFYEHLTVYVLCNPIVIVVNYMTSPEYLWWVWSVMGWGMAIILHGLKVFSLPPFFNKKWEQKKIQEILEKENKQRLESNYGNKSE, from the coding sequence ATGGAAAATAATTTCACAGAAACAGTTCGCTATTATGATGCTCAGAAAAAAGTAAAAGAGATAAGAGGATTTTACGAGCATTTGACTGTGTACGTTTTATGTAATCCAATTGTGATTGTTGTAAATTATATGACTTCTCCAGAATATCTTTGGTGGGTTTGGTCTGTGATGGGCTGGGGAATGGCAATAATTTTGCACGGACTGAAAGTTTTTAGCCTTCCGCCTTTCTTTAATAAGAAATGGGAACAGAAAAAGATTCAGGAAATTCTAGAAAAAGAAAATAAACAGCGACTAGAAAGTAATTATGGAAACAAATCTGAGTAA
- a CDS encoding DinB family protein gives MSESKRISNLYQSIYNGNPWLEVNLDNTLKNVTAEQAYRKINPNLNTIWEIVNHLIQWRRNILERMQGEVIITPDHNYFVPVLDPSEAAWEQSLQTLAKSQESWNTFFEGFDDADLAKIYVNNGHTYYEHIHGIIQHDVYHLGQIVILKKLL, from the coding sequence ATGTCAGAAAGTAAACGAATTTCAAATCTATATCAGTCTATTTATAATGGAAATCCTTGGCTTGAAGTTAATCTAGACAATACTTTAAAAAATGTTACCGCTGAGCAGGCTTACAGAAAAATAAACCCAAATCTAAATACGATTTGGGAAATTGTAAACCATTTGATCCAATGGAGAAGAAATATTTTAGAACGCATGCAGGGTGAAGTAATCATTACTCCAGACCACAATTATTTTGTTCCTGTTTTAGATCCTTCAGAGGCAGCTTGGGAGCAATCGCTTCAAACACTGGCAAAATCTCAAGAATCATGGAATACTTTTTTTGAAGGTTTTGATGATGCTGATTTAGCAAAAATTTATGTGAATAATGGTCATACGTATTACGAGCACATTCATGGAATTATCCAGCATGATGTGTATCATTTAGGACAGATTGTTATTTTGAAGAAATTGCTTTAA
- a CDS encoding TonB-dependent receptor, with amino-acid sequence MKTKLFFTLSFLFFTALIFAQNTISGKVVDQKGKPVAGANIYIDGTYDGATSSETGDFSFETTETGNKFLVVSFLLFETFKQEIDVANYKDQTIKLRENVNALDAVVITAGTLESGDKARVSVLKPLDIVTTAGSAGNIVAALQTLPGTQSVGEDGRLFVRGGEASETQTFVDGIRVAQPYGATTNNLPTRSRFSPFLFSGIAFSTGGYSAEYGEALSSVLLLNTQDEEDHEKTDIGLMTVGLSLGNTQKFKKSSLSVNMAYINLAPYQAVIPQNVDWNNPYQSLGGETVYRYNFTNGIFKLYASFDSEKFDLNQKNVNFENPIRTDMNNNNFYLNSSYKGSFGTGWQITSGVSYGYSKNKLKYDITGIDNQENAAQLKLKLSKKFSNYFKLSFGTDYFITKYNEDVADNISLNVTNGYDSNIFAAYTEGDVMFSKKLALKVGLRFSNNSLLNENNIAPRASLGFKASKSSQFSFAYGDFTQTPVVDYIKFSKYHQFESEKASHYILNYTFTRPGQTLRAEAYYKDYSNLVQYDTRDIQYNSVFNNNGSGYAKGLDIFWRDSNLYKNLEYWISYSYIDSERQYKNFPYMATPSFIANHNLSVVTKYFITDWKSQVGFTNSFSTGRPYNDPNQTQFMNGKTKSYNSLSFNWAYLLTTQKILYFSVSNVLGTQNVFGYDYAKNPDPSGVYQRQAVVPTADRFFFVGFFWTISQNKNENQLKNL; translated from the coding sequence ATGAAAACCAAATTATTTTTTACCCTTAGTTTTTTATTTTTTACAGCATTGATTTTTGCTCAAAATACGATTTCAGGAAAAGTTGTAGACCAAAAAGGAAAACCAGTTGCAGGTGCAAACATATACATTGACGGAACTTATGATGGAGCAACAAGTTCTGAAACCGGAGATTTCTCTTTTGAAACGACAGAAACAGGAAACAAATTTTTAGTAGTTAGCTTTTTGCTTTTTGAAACTTTCAAACAAGAAATTGATGTTGCCAATTATAAAGACCAAACGATAAAATTAAGAGAAAATGTTAATGCTCTAGATGCCGTTGTTATTACAGCAGGGACTTTAGAATCTGGAGACAAGGCAAGAGTTTCGGTTTTAAAACCTTTAGATATTGTCACTACAGCTGGATCTGCTGGAAATATCGTGGCAGCCTTACAAACTTTGCCAGGAACGCAATCAGTAGGGGAAGATGGACGTTTGTTTGTACGTGGAGGTGAGGCAAGCGAAACTCAGACTTTTGTGGATGGAATTCGTGTAGCACAGCCTTATGGAGCAACAACCAATAATTTGCCAACAAGAAGCCGTTTTTCTCCTTTCTTGTTTAGCGGAATCGCATTTTCTACAGGTGGTTATTCTGCGGAATATGGTGAAGCTTTATCGAGTGTTTTGCTTTTAAATACTCAAGATGAAGAAGATCATGAAAAAACAGATATAGGATTAATGACAGTTGGTTTAAGTTTAGGAAATACTCAGAAATTTAAAAAAAGCTCTTTGAGCGTAAATATGGCTTACATCAATTTGGCACCATATCAGGCTGTTATTCCACAAAATGTAGATTGGAACAATCCTTATCAATCTCTAGGAGGCGAAACAGTTTACAGATACAATTTCACAAATGGAATATTTAAATTGTATGCTTCATTCGATTCTGAAAAATTCGATTTAAATCAGAAAAACGTCAATTTCGAAAACCCAATTCGAACTGATATGAATAATAATAATTTCTATTTGAATTCTTCATACAAAGGAAGTTTTGGAACGGGATGGCAGATTACTTCTGGAGTTAGTTACGGTTACAGCAAAAACAAACTGAAATATGATATCACAGGAATCGATAACCAAGAAAATGCAGCACAGCTGAAATTAAAGTTAAGCAAGAAATTTTCAAACTATTTTAAATTGTCTTTCGGAACCGATTATTTCATTACAAAATACAATGAAGATGTAGCAGATAATATTTCTCTTAATGTTACAAATGGTTACGATTCGAACATTTTTGCTGCGTATACAGAAGGTGATGTTATGTTTTCTAAAAAACTAGCTTTAAAAGTAGGTTTAAGATTTTCAAATAACAGTTTGTTAAATGAAAATAATATAGCGCCAAGAGCCTCATTAGGATTTAAAGCTTCAAAAAGCAGCCAGTTTTCTTTTGCTTACGGAGATTTTACTCAGACGCCAGTTGTAGATTATATTAAGTTTTCTAAATACCATCAGTTTGAAAGCGAGAAGGCAAGTCATTATATTTTGAATTATACATTTACAAGACCTGGGCAAACCCTTAGAGCAGAGGCTTACTACAAAGATTACAGCAATTTGGTGCAGTACGATACGAGAGATATTCAATACAATTCGGTTTTCAATAACAACGGATCGGGTTATGCAAAAGGACTGGATATTTTCTGGAGAGATAGCAATTTGTACAAAAACTTAGAATATTGGATTTCCTACTCTTATATCGATTCAGAAAGACAATATAAAAACTTTCCTTACATGGCAACTCCAAGTTTTATTGCTAATCATAATTTATCTGTTGTAACGAAATATTTTATTACAGACTGGAAATCGCAAGTTGGTTTTACAAACAGTTTCAGTACAGGACGTCCGTACAATGATCCGAATCAGACGCAATTTATGAACGGAAAAACAAAATCGTACAATAGTCTGAGTTTTAACTGGGCGTATTTATTAACGACACAAAAAATTCTTTATTTCTCTGTTTCAAATGTTTTAGGAACGCAAAATGTTTTCGGATACGATTATGCTAAAAATCCAGACCCAAGCGGAGTGTATCAAAGACAAGCCGTGGTTCCAACAGCTGATAGATTCTTCTTTGTAGGTTTCTTCTGGACGATTAGCCAGAATAAGAATGAGAATCAGTTGAAAAACTTATAG
- a CDS encoding YciI family protein: protein MKTSIFILAFLLFSTIGFSQETESKYDETLAKSLHADEYGMKKYVFCLLKSGSNTTASKEETKKLFEGHMENIGKLVKEGKLAVAGPFMKNDRNYRGIYIFNVETIEEAKALVATDPAIKANLLEAELTPWYSTAALQETVKIHDKIAKTKM from the coding sequence ATGAAAACTTCAATTTTTATTCTAGCATTTTTGCTTTTTAGTACAATCGGATTTTCTCAAGAAACCGAATCAAAATACGATGAAACTTTAGCAAAATCACTTCACGCTGACGAATACGGAATGAAGAAATATGTTTTTTGTCTTTTAAAATCTGGAAGTAATACAACAGCTTCTAAAGAAGAAACCAAAAAACTTTTTGAAGGTCACATGGAAAATATTGGCAAATTAGTCAAAGAAGGAAAACTGGCTGTTGCTGGACCATTCATGAAAAATGACAGAAATTATCGTGGCATCTACATTTTTAACGTCGAAACAATAGAAGAAGCAAAAGCGCTTGTTGCTACTGATCCGGCGATAAAAGCCAATTTACTCGAAGCCGAATTAACGCCTTGGTACTCTACTGCAGCCTTGCAGGAAACTGTAAAAATACACGACAAAATTGCCAAGACGAAAATGTAA
- a CDS encoding 2TM domain-containing protein gives METNLSEEERYIQARKKVENLKGFYGNLVAYILVNAILIFINLYTSPQYLWFFWPLLWWGVGVVFHGLKVFEVFPGMGKEWEERKIKEFMEKEKQNKNKWK, from the coding sequence ATGGAAACGAATTTAAGCGAGGAAGAAAGATATATTCAGGCAAGAAAAAAAGTTGAAAACTTAAAAGGATTTTATGGAAATCTAGTTGCTTACATATTGGTAAATGCAATTTTGATTTTTATAAACCTTTATACATCACCTCAATATCTATGGTTTTTTTGGCCCTTACTATGGTGGGGAGTTGGAGTAGTTTTTCACGGATTAAAAGTCTTTGAGGTTTTTCCAGGAATGGGTAAAGAATGGGAAGAAAGAAAAATCAAAGAATTTATGGAGAAGGAAAAACAGAATAAAAACAAGTGGAAATAA
- a CDS encoding sugar O-acetyltransferase: MKTEKEKMISGEYYNAFDPELFKGRRNAKNLLHTLNVKEYRVTKKAKEILKELIPNAGAGLYIEPPFHCDYGYNIFCGENVYFNVNCVVLDCAPVNIGSNVFIAPNVQIYTASHPLDAELRKTLENAYPVTIGDDCWIGGNSVICPGVTIGKGCVIGAGSVVTKDIPDNSLAVGNPAKVIRKLNQEPESKK, encoded by the coding sequence ATGAAAACAGAAAAAGAAAAAATGATCTCTGGCGAATATTACAACGCCTTTGATCCAGAATTGTTTAAAGGACGTAGAAATGCTAAAAATTTACTGCACACCTTAAACGTAAAAGAATACAGAGTTACCAAAAAAGCAAAAGAGATTTTAAAAGAATTAATTCCAAATGCTGGAGCAGGTTTATATATCGAACCTCCTTTTCATTGCGATTATGGCTATAATATTTTTTGCGGAGAAAACGTTTATTTTAATGTGAATTGTGTCGTTTTGGACTGTGCACCAGTAAATATCGGATCAAATGTGTTTATTGCACCAAACGTTCAGATTTATACTGCATCTCATCCGCTTGACGCTGAATTAAGAAAAACGCTTGAAAATGCATATCCAGTTACAATTGGAGACGATTGCTGGATTGGTGGAAATTCAGTTATCTGTCCAGGCGTAACAATTGGAAAAGGCTGTGTTATTGGCGCTGGATCTGTTGTCACAAAAGATATACCAGACAATTCACTAGCGGTTGGAAATCCTGCAAAAGTTATACGAAAATTAAATCAAGAACCTGAATCAAAAAAATAA
- a CDS encoding LytR/AlgR family response regulator transcription factor — protein MITLIIEDEKPAARLLQRKLEKLDVTVETMLHSVEESVQWFENNPHPDLIFLDIQLSDGLSFEIFEKIDIKSAIIFTTAYDEYALKAFKLNSIDYLLKPIDEDDLETAVSKFKTRLPKAAAESSNLHLDFEQIRQMLSNPFEKSYKKRFTVKIGQHLKVITTEEIECFFSENKGTYIHTYDNRDYLIDSTLEILEQELDKKDFFRVSRKFIVPLKAIKEIQVYTNSRLKVILPTYKEDEVIVSREKVQDFKTWLG, from the coding sequence ATGATCACATTAATTATAGAAGACGAAAAACCAGCTGCAAGATTGCTGCAAAGAAAACTTGAAAAGTTAGATGTAACTGTGGAAACAATGCTTCACTCTGTTGAAGAATCTGTGCAATGGTTTGAAAATAATCCGCATCCGGATCTGATTTTTCTGGATATCCAGCTGTCTGATGGTTTGTCTTTTGAGATTTTTGAAAAAATAGATATTAAAAGCGCCATTATTTTTACTACCGCGTATGATGAATATGCATTAAAGGCTTTTAAGCTAAATAGTATTGATTATCTTCTAAAACCTATTGATGAAGATGATTTGGAAACGGCTGTTTCTAAATTCAAAACAAGACTTCCTAAAGCTGCGGCAGAATCTTCAAATCTACATTTAGATTTTGAACAGATTCGCCAAATGCTGTCAAATCCTTTTGAAAAAAGCTATAAAAAAAGATTTACAGTTAAAATTGGTCAGCATCTAAAAGTCATTACTACAGAAGAAATTGAATGTTTTTTTAGTGAAAATAAAGGAACTTACATTCATACGTACGACAATCGCGATTATTTGATCGATTCCACTTTAGAAATTCTAGAGCAGGAACTAGACAAAAAGGATTTCTTTCGCGTAAGCAGAAAATTTATTGTTCCGTTAAAAGCAATTAAAGAAATTCAGGTTTATACTAATTCTCGACTTAAAGTGATTCTTCCAACTTATAAAGAAGATGAGGTTATTGTAAGCCGAGAAAAAGTACAAGATTTTAAGACTTGGCTAGGATAA
- a CDS encoding 2TM domain-containing protein yields MGRFRRNMYEDYAKQHFGEHTDDENYNAAYRRVKKLKGFYSHVKVYIIVNIIIIVSSITRDNFNEGMDFSGLTEWHTYSTAFFWGIGLLAHGLSVFGTDWFFGSDWEKRKIQKYMEKDTANKNKWE; encoded by the coding sequence ATGGGACGTTTTAGAAGAAATATGTACGAGGATTACGCAAAACAACATTTTGGAGAACATACAGACGATGAGAATTATAATGCAGCTTATAGAAGGGTAAAAAAACTAAAAGGATTTTACTCGCACGTAAAAGTTTACATTATTGTAAATATTATCATTATTGTCTCAAGTATAACCCGAGATAACTTTAATGAAGGAATGGATTTTAGCGGTTTGACGGAATGGCACACATATTCGACTGCATTTTTCTGGGGAATTGGTTTACTAGCTCACGGATTATCTGTATTTGGTACTGATTGGTTTTTTGGGTCAGATTGGGAGAAGAGAAAAATCCAAAAATACATGGAAAAAGATACCGCAAATAAAAATAAATGGGAGTAA
- a CDS encoding 2TM domain-containing protein, producing the protein MILKPNLLKACLVGGIVFLFSFLIRFASLGTAVFTKNLYIYFLYCMLYSVVLYIVNVVLFEFLDRVFRENPYSLKRILIGFASSFLVSMIVIGVLRLFTSVIIENKTIIGFLANEKAENYIESAVMTFIVLLFFHGLNFYKLYQENKVTQQKIIAGTANAKFESLKNQIDPHFLFNSLNVLSSLIEENPDNAQRFTTSLSKIYRYVLEQKDKELVSVEDELSFAKTYMNLLKMRFENSLFYELPTENINPEAKVVPLSLQLLLENTVKHNVVSEQKPLHIRIFIDKDYLAIQNDLQKKEVLQDRQGVGLQNIVNRYGIITDRKVKIEEDGKNFTVRIPILTKQIAVMEMSAEYTDEAKAYYRAKKRVEELKGFYGNIISYCCVIPFLIFINLRFSPQFQWFWFSALGWGFGVAMHAFKVFGYSSDWEERKIREILEKDNKQKTWK; encoded by the coding sequence ATGATATTAAAACCTAATTTGTTAAAAGCATGCTTAGTTGGAGGAATAGTATTTTTATTTTCTTTTCTAATTCGGTTCGCCTCTTTAGGAACAGCAGTTTTCACCAAGAATCTTTACATTTATTTCTTGTACTGCATGCTTTACAGTGTGGTTTTGTATATCGTAAACGTTGTTCTTTTTGAGTTTTTAGATAGAGTCTTCCGAGAGAATCCATATTCGTTAAAGAGAATTTTAATTGGTTTTGCAAGTTCGTTTTTAGTGTCGATGATTGTAATTGGAGTATTGCGTTTGTTTACAAGTGTAATAATCGAGAATAAAACAATTATAGGTTTTCTTGCCAATGAAAAAGCAGAAAATTATATCGAATCTGCAGTAATGACTTTTATTGTGCTTTTGTTTTTTCATGGACTTAATTTTTATAAGCTCTATCAGGAAAATAAGGTAACGCAGCAGAAAATTATTGCGGGAACGGCAAATGCGAAATTCGAAAGTTTAAAAAATCAGATCGATCCGCATTTTCTTTTTAACAGCTTAAATGTTCTAAGTTCTTTGATTGAAGAAAATCCAGATAATGCGCAGCGATTTACAACTTCTCTTTCTAAAATTTATAGATATGTTTTAGAACAGAAAGACAAAGAATTGGTTTCGGTTGAAGACGAATTGTCGTTTGCAAAAACCTATATGAATCTGCTGAAAATGCGCTTTGAAAATAGTTTGTTTTACGAATTGCCAACAGAAAACATCAATCCAGAAGCCAAAGTGGTGCCACTTTCTTTACAGCTTTTGCTGGAGAATACGGTAAAACACAATGTAGTAAGTGAGCAAAAACCGCTTCATATTAGAATTTTTATTGATAAAGATTATCTGGCGATTCAGAATGATCTTCAGAAAAAAGAAGTTTTGCAGGACAGGCAAGGTGTAGGACTGCAAAATATTGTAAACAGATACGGAATTATAACAGATAGAAAAGTGAAAATTGAGGAAGATGGAAAGAATTTCACCGTTAGAATTCCAATTTTAACAAAACAAATTGCGGTTATGGAAATGAGTGCAGAATATACCGATGAAGCAAAAGCGTATTATAGAGCCAAAAAGCGAGTAGAGGAACTGAAAGGATTTTACGGAAATATAATTTCATATTGTTGTGTGATTCCGTTCCTGATTTTTATTAATCTAAGATTTTCACCACAATTTCAATGGTTTTGGTTTTCAGCTTTAGGCTGGGGATTTGGAGTTGCAATGCATGCTTTTAAAGTTTTTGGATACAGCTCAGATTGGGAAGAAAGAAAAATTCGCGAGATTTTAGAGAAAGATAACAAACAAAAAACGTGGAAATAA
- a CDS encoding 2TM domain-containing protein, which yields METNLSNDQEEVILQELASKKVIQLKSFYKHLFIYILALIVFLLKEYTNLPLQFFPVKYLNWVVVIIWSAVIVGSAIDLFASYKIFGQEWEERKLRSILEKKYKKQKWE from the coding sequence ATGGAAACAAATCTGAGTAATGATCAAGAAGAAGTAATACTGCAAGAATTAGCAAGTAAAAAAGTAATTCAGCTGAAATCTTTTTACAAGCATTTATTCATTTACATCCTTGCACTGATTGTTTTTCTTTTAAAAGAATATACCAATCTGCCATTGCAGTTTTTTCCGGTAAAATATCTCAATTGGGTAGTTGTAATTATTTGGTCGGCTGTTATAGTGGGTTCTGCAATCGATCTGTTTGCTTCATATAAGATTTTTGGACAAGAATGGGAAGAACGAAAATTGAGAAGCATTTTAGAAAAAAAATATAAAAAACAAAAATGGGAATAA
- a CDS encoding chloride channel protein yields the protein MNKTAQIKKNHQFIKFRKLVIVSILIGFLSAFLGISLKKITEYYEEIFFHEVSVHPVFYIIFPVFGLSVIYFLRQYLFKKKENKGIKEVFESTASKSKNLPSYKIPSHFINGLLTVIFGGSTGIEVSTVVATATIGSVAHEKENVFRQYKTELICAGVAAGVTALFSSPIAGILFAFEVISRKVSRAFIISNLIAVSIAFGLLTILKEEPLFAVSIVTWNLKAIPYFILLGILAGMNSVYLTRCVLFFKSQFGKIDTHYYKIILGSVVLSISLFFFPQLYGEGYHAIKGIFGNAPQTQLTITLALTFIGILILKPIVTSITLASGGDGGVFAPSLFIGAFLGLLLSSILNSFFHVNVIPVNFMIIGMAAVLSASIHAPFTAIFLVCGLTNDYTLFFPILAVCLISKYTAKTIYPYTVYSYSPSLVK from the coding sequence ATGAACAAAACGGCGCAAATCAAAAAAAATCATCAATTCATCAAATTCCGAAAATTAGTTATTGTTTCTATTTTAATTGGCTTTCTTTCTGCCTTTCTCGGAATTTCACTTAAAAAAATAACAGAATATTACGAAGAAATCTTCTTTCACGAAGTTTCAGTTCATCCTGTTTTCTACATCATCTTTCCAGTTTTCGGATTATCGGTAATTTATTTTTTAAGGCAATATCTTTTTAAGAAAAAAGAAAATAAAGGAATCAAAGAAGTTTTTGAAAGCACTGCATCAAAATCTAAAAATCTCCCTTCTTATAAAATTCCATCACATTTCATAAACGGTTTATTAACGGTTATTTTTGGAGGTTCAACTGGAATCGAAGTTTCTACCGTTGTTGCTACAGCAACTATTGGATCTGTTGCACACGAAAAAGAAAATGTTTTCCGCCAATACAAAACAGAGTTAATCTGCGCTGGAGTCGCGGCTGGAGTAACGGCGCTTTTCAGCAGTCCGATCGCGGGAATTTTATTTGCTTTTGAAGTTATTTCAAGAAAAGTAAGTCGTGCATTTATCATTTCAAATTTAATTGCAGTTTCTATTGCATTTGGCTTATTAACAATTTTAAAAGAAGAACCTTTATTTGCAGTTTCAATTGTAACTTGGAATTTAAAAGCGATTCCGTACTTTATTCTTTTAGGAATTTTAGCTGGAATGAATTCAGTATACCTAACGCGTTGTGTCTTATTCTTCAAATCACAATTTGGTAAAATCGACACACATTATTACAAAATCATTTTAGGTTCAGTAGTTTTAAGTATTTCCTTATTCTTTTTCCCTCAATTATATGGAGAAGGTTATCACGCCATTAAAGGAATTTTTGGAAATGCACCTCAAACCCAATTGACTATAACTTTGGCTTTAACATTTATCGGAATTTTAATTCTAAAACCAATTGTTACATCAATAACATTGGCTTCTGGAGGTGACGGCGGTGTTTTTGCTCCAAGTTTATTCATCGGAGCATTTTTAGGATTATTATTATCTTCAATCTTAAATAGCTTTTTCCATGTCAATGTAATTCCGGTTAACTTTATGATTATCGGAATGGCTGCGGTTCTTAGTGCAAGTATTCACGCACCTTTTACCGCGATATTCTTGGTTTGCGGATTAACAAACGACTATACGTTGTTTTTCCCAATTCTTGCAGTTTGTTTAATTTCAAAATACACGGCAAAAACAATTTATCCGTATACCGTTTATAGTTATTCTCCAAGTTTAGTTAAATAA
- a CDS encoding COX15/CtaA family protein, with amino-acid sequence MKKENKSVIIWLLSGCVLLFLMVVVGGITRLTNSGLSMTDWHLVTDTFPPLTDAKWQAAFDEYKKFPEYQKINIHNDFQLADYKFIYFWEWFHRFIGRIIGLVFFVPFVYFLAKKKLDTDTIKKCIVLLAMGAFQGFLGWFMVRSGLIDNPDVSHFRLSLHLTFAFITFAYTLWVALDLIYPERNINKILPLRNIARYALVALLIQIIYGGFVAGLNAGLIHNHWPLMSDGEFIHESVFIEQSSLVKNLIEGKSGVQFVHRTFAYVVVAIILFLFFKSKKYTLTHTQANGIKTLVVFVFIQFLLGVFTLLYSVPLALGLIHQIMAFFLLSAMTYTLHRLSK; translated from the coding sequence ATGAAAAAAGAGAATAAATCAGTAATCATTTGGTTACTATCAGGCTGTGTTTTATTGTTTTTAATGGTCGTTGTGGGAGGAATTACCCGTTTGACCAATTCAGGTTTATCTATGACCGACTGGCATTTGGTAACCGATACCTTCCCGCCTTTGACAGATGCCAAATGGCAGGCCGCTTTTGACGAGTACAAAAAATTTCCAGAGTATCAGAAAATCAATATTCATAACGATTTCCAATTGGCAGATTATAAATTCATCTATTTCTGGGAATGGTTTCACCGTTTCATCGGCCGTATTATTGGTTTGGTTTTCTTTGTTCCGTTCGTTTACTTTTTAGCCAAAAAGAAATTAGATACAGACACGATTAAAAAATGCATTGTTCTTTTGGCGATGGGAGCTTTCCAAGGATTCTTAGGCTGGTTTATGGTAAGAAGCGGGTTAATTGACAATCCAGATGTTAGCCACTTCAGACTTTCATTACACTTAACTTTCGCATTCATTACTTTCGCATACACACTTTGGGTTGCATTAGATTTAATCTACCCAGAAAGAAATATCAACAAAATTCTACCGCTTAGAAATATTGCAAGATATGCTTTAGTCGCTTTATTAATTCAAATTATTTACGGCGGATTTGTAGCTGGTTTAAATGCAGGACTAATTCATAATCACTGGCCTTTAATGAGCGATGGAGAATTTATTCACGAATCGGTTTTTATTGAACAATCGTCTTTAGTTAAGAATTTAATTGAAGGAAAAAGCGGTGTTCAGTTTGTACACAGAACTTTTGCTTATGTAGTTGTTGCAATTATTCTTTTTCTTTTCTTCAAAAGCAAAAAATATACGCTTACTCATACTCAGGCAAACGGAATCAAGACTTTAGTCGTTTTTGTTTTCATTCAGTTTTTATTGGGAGTTTTCACTTTATTATACAGTGTGCCATTGGCTTTAGGATTAATTCACCAAATTATGGCGTTTTTCCTTTTGAGCGCCATGACTTATACATTGCATAGATTGAGTAAATAA
- a CDS encoding VOC family protein yields MLTLNKVHHIAILCSDYEKSKYFYTQILGLTIIREIYREERQSYKLDLALNGSYVVELFSFPNPPQRPSRPEAVGLRHLAFEVINLEETIAFLTSKNIESEPIRIDETTEKRFTFIADPDLLPIEFYER; encoded by the coding sequence ATGCTTACCCTTAATAAAGTTCATCATATTGCCATTTTATGCTCTGATTACGAAAAATCAAAATATTTCTATACTCAGATTTTAGGCTTAACCATTATTCGTGAAATATATCGCGAAGAACGCCAGTCGTATAAATTGGACTTAGCGTTAAATGGTTCATACGTAGTCGAATTATTTTCATTTCCAAATCCGCCACAAAGACCATCAAGACCAGAAGCGGTTGGTTTGCGCCATTTGGCTTTTGAAGTTATCAATTTAGAAGAAACAATTGCTTTTTTAACTTCTAAAAACATAGAATCAGAACCAATTAGAATTGACGAAACAACAGAAAAACGCTTCACTTTTATTGCTGATCCCGATTTATTGCCGATTGAGTTTTATGAGCGTTAG
- a CDS encoding DUF2141 domain-containing protein — protein sequence MTKIITITILFICSLMSAQNAKLTVAVSGLKNDTGVVKVGLYNSDGTFLKTTYKSLSSEIKDNKAVVTFDNLPAGEYAISTYHDENSNGKLDRNAMGMPLEEYAASNNAKGIMGPPLYSDAKFTVSIDSKIDITF from the coding sequence ATGACCAAAATTATTACAATAACCATTTTATTTATCTGCAGCTTAATGTCTGCTCAAAATGCAAAACTAACTGTCGCTGTTTCAGGTTTAAAAAATGATACAGGAGTTGTTAAAGTAGGATTATATAATTCAGACGGAACTTTTCTTAAAACAACTTACAAAAGTCTTTCTTCTGAAATTAAAGACAATAAAGCAGTTGTGACTTTTGATAATCTTCCTGCAGGAGAATATGCAATTTCTACGTATCATGATGAAAACAGCAATGGAAAACTTGATCGAAACGCAATGGGAATGCCGTTAGAAGAATATGCGGCTTCAAACAATGCGAAAGGAATTATGGGACCTCCTTTGTACAGCGATGCTAAATTTACTGTCAGTATAGATTCAAAAATTGATATTACCTTCTAA